The proteins below are encoded in one region of Brachionichthys hirsutus isolate HB-005 unplaced genomic scaffold, CSIRO-AGI_Bhir_v1 contig_1220, whole genome shotgun sequence:
- the LOC137917283 gene encoding neuritin-like: MMGVSWSRCLVLFLALHIGSLLVSAGQCDSVFKGFSNCLLQLGDNMASYPPDLDERDNLHTICSYWDRFHSCAATALADCQEGATDLWEKLKQESRSLAFHGSLFELCGAGNGAPGPSNGRGRGRGRALALAALPTILTWLAF, encoded by the exons ATGATGGGAGTCAGCTGGTCCAGGTGCCTCGTCCTCTTCCTGGCGCTCCACATCG ggtcccTGCTGGTCAGCGCCGGTCAGTGCGACTCCGTGTTCAAAGGCTTCTCCAACTGTCTGCTCCAGCTGGGGGACAACATGGCGAGCTACCCCCCCGACCTGGACGAGCGGGACAACCTGCACACCATCTGCAG CTACTGGGACAGATTCCACTCGTGCGCCGCCACGGCGCTCGCCGACTGCCAGGAGGGGGCCACGGACCTCTGGGAGAAGCTGAAGCAGGAGTCCCGCAGCCTGGCGTTCCACGGGAGCCTGTTTGAACTCTGTGGCGCCGGCAACGGAGCGCCCGGACCCTCCAacggccggggccggggccggggccgcgCCCTGGCCCTCGCCGCGCTGCCCACCATACTGACCTGGCTGGCGTTTTAA